The Chryseobacterium indicum genome includes a window with the following:
- a CDS encoding LIC_10190 family membrane protein → MILLFFSTLLLLPVLMGIGKITENFSGKLWKGVSGKIFLGILGISLVWTIATFFIPLNSYAEFSTIAIGLIYFFKDKLYKDFTAFSKKDFSLIAAISLIIVYCGSFYPYILDHFGYYVPTIKWLKELGLVKGISNLDLTLGQMSVWHIFQAGFSNFTDPFLRINSVVLIIYTLYIIEKKSWIQLCFIPVLLLFCQSPSPDLPVIIFSVIILNEILRGNKQSTLLFAFSVFVFIIKPTMIWLPVLSFLYSVFILKSSLKNLIFGILIGFLFFVKNIYTFGYPVFPVSIIDLGVSWNPNPEVLKISSQFAIQKTYDMQYSYEEIQKFSAIDYIRNWIFLNGIKAKINLLFIVSLIIFTVFTFIKKNRIITFICISLIIKSILVLLFSAQYRFFMDVFFVIFFLLFVDYFNQKKSLIVFSGLSIIFIGFLTFPNILQTYFPSFNPGNFMGKFEKEQLYKPSVYESTKFDSFRVGNLNFNVSANYPFNYDSKLPAISAGYVSQDEKAGIFPQLIDNTDLKKGFIWKKLNDEEKKQARSVIYTINPLGK, encoded by the coding sequence ATGATTCTACTTTTTTTTTCTACACTTTTGCTTCTTCCTGTTTTAATGGGAATAGGGAAAATTACAGAAAATTTTTCAGGAAAATTATGGAAAGGCGTCTCCGGAAAAATATTTTTGGGAATTCTTGGAATAAGTTTAGTGTGGACAATTGCTACTTTTTTTATCCCTTTAAACAGCTATGCAGAATTTTCTACAATTGCCATAGGATTGATTTATTTTTTTAAGGATAAACTTTATAAAGATTTTACCGCTTTTTCAAAAAAAGATTTTTCGCTGATTGCTGCAATTTCATTAATTATTGTATACTGCGGATCTTTTTACCCTTATATTTTAGACCATTTCGGATATTATGTTCCCACCATAAAATGGCTGAAAGAATTGGGTTTGGTAAAAGGTATTTCAAACCTTGATCTCACGTTGGGACAAATGTCGGTCTGGCATATTTTCCAGGCGGGCTTTTCCAATTTTACCGATCCGTTTTTAAGAATCAATTCAGTTGTACTGATTATTTATACCTTATATATAATAGAAAAGAAAAGCTGGATTCAGCTTTGCTTTATTCCGGTTCTACTATTGTTCTGCCAGTCGCCAAGTCCGGATCTACCGGTCATTATTTTTTCAGTCATTATTTTAAATGAAATCTTAAGGGGAAATAAGCAGTCTACTCTCCTATTCGCTTTTTCGGTTTTTGTTTTTATCATTAAACCTACTATGATCTGGCTGCCAGTTTTGAGTTTTCTCTACTCTGTTTTTATTTTGAAATCTAGCTTAAAAAATTTAATCTTCGGAATTTTAATCGGTTTCCTGTTCTTTGTTAAAAACATATATACTTTCGGTTATCCGGTTTTCCCTGTTTCAATAATAGACTTAGGAGTAAGCTGGAACCCTAACCCTGAAGTTTTAAAAATATCTTCTCAGTTTGCCATTCAGAAAACATATGATATGCAATATTCGTATGAAGAAATTCAGAAATTTTCTGCTATTGATTACATCAGAAACTGGATTTTTTTAAACGGAATCAAAGCAAAAATAAATTTACTTTTTATTGTTAGTTTAATCATCTTCACTGTTTTTACCTTCATCAAAAAAAACAGAATCATTACTTTTATCTGTATCTCGCTTATCATTAAAAGTATTTTGGTTCTTCTTTTTTCAGCACAGTACAGATTTTTTATGGATGTCTTTTTTGTGATTTTCTTTCTACTGTTTGTTGATTATTTCAACCAAAAAAAATCTCTTATTGTGTTTTCTGGTTTAAGCATCATCTTTATCGGTTTTTTAACTTTCCCGAATATTTTGCAGACGTATTTCCCAAGTTTTAATCCCGGAAACTTTATGGGAAAATTTGAAAAAGAACAATTGTACAAACCTTCCGTATATGAAAGTACTAAGTTTGATTCTTTCAGGGTTGGTAATTTAAATTTTAATGTTTCTGCCAATTATCCTTTTAATTATGATTCTAAACTTCCTGCTATTTCCGCAGGCTACGTTTCACAGGATGAAAAAGCGGGCATATTTCCTCAACTCATCGATAATACAGATCTTAAAAAAGGATTTATCTGGAAAAAACTAAATGATGAAGAAAAGAAACAGGCAAGATCTGTTATTTATACCATCAATCCGCTTGGTAAATAG
- a CDS encoding YMGG-like glycine zipper-containing protein translates to MKSIVLTGLMSVFLLTACKKDDQIAQQSLEQQKMEFQMRQLEIEKQKLAIEKEKMAYEAQKKADSVLEVQQAKTAAANAKPQVIRETRTVYRDRPSRSSSSNSGTYANNGTSSQTTAKKKGMSEAAKGTIIGAVGGAALGAIVNKKSPGAGAAIGGVIGGATGYTLGRAQDRKSGRVQPR, encoded by the coding sequence ATGAAAAGTATAGTATTAACAGGACTGATGTCTGTATTTTTACTGACCGCCTGTAAAAAAGACGACCAGATAGCCCAACAATCTTTGGAACAGCAGAAAATGGAGTTCCAGATGAGACAATTGGAAATTGAGAAACAAAAATTAGCCATTGAAAAAGAAAAAATGGCTTATGAAGCACAGAAAAAAGCCGACAGTGTTTTAGAAGTTCAGCAAGCGAAAACAGCGGCAGCCAATGCTAAACCGCAGGTAATAAGAGAAACACGTACAGTATACAGAGACAGACCGAGCAGAAGTTCTTCTTCCAACAGCGGGACTTATGCCAATAACGGAACTTCTTCCCAGACCACCGCAAAGAAAAAAGGGATGAGTGAAGCCGCAAAAGGTACCATTATTGGTGCTGTAGGAGGAGCCGCTTTGGGAGCGATTGTTAATAAGAAAAGTCCGGGTGCGGGTGCTGCCATTGGTGGTGTAATCGGTGGTGCTACCGGTTATACTCTGGGTAGAGCGCAGGACAGAAAAAGCGGAAGAGTCCAGCCAAGATAA
- a CDS encoding fibronectin type III domain-containing protein, with protein MKKYLLFFFLALSYILSAQVSSYSFSQSTGTYTDLPGTATVLATATGSTGAASLDNVIYPVTLPFPVSFNGSNYSSINVSTNGFITFGATAPGAGTYSPISSTETYAGAVSAWGKDLNSIFNINSKTGSISWAVVGTAPNREIVVQWSDFRPAYSTSTTSVYTFSFQIRLRETTNTIAVVYKGGSYLIGNTSVSGTTQVGLRGSSNADFNHRQNATTALFTASALATANTGSQSFNTTVTTPGMPSDGLIYTWTPPSCFGPSGFTSTAVTTSSASVSWAAASTPPANGYEIYYSTTSTPPATPQITGIAGTATSYTIPGLAANTTYYVWIKAKCSSTAQSSLIGPITVYTGYCTPTGGTSSTTYYLNNVTTTGGWTNLAYTASSYQAYVNSPGVILSSPGFTVTTNLATSGGSTYYYYVWVDWNNDLDFNDPGETILATTTYTSTATANIVIPAGQAVGNYRVRTSSSFIGANTSCGPAPYGNFVDFTLSVVAPPTCLPPTGLTITTATTSSATIQWTVPATPPANGYDVYYNTTGVAPTAATVPQYSGVTGPSQLITGLASSTTYYVWVRAKCSSSDISYWSGPRTVYTNYCVPTGGSSSTTYYLNNITTTGGWTNLAYTASSYQAYVNSPSVVLSSPGFTVTTNLATSGGSTYFYYVWVDWNNDLDFNDPGETILATTTYTATATANIAIPAGQPLGNYRVRTSSSFIGANSACGPAAYGNYVDFTLSVVAPPTCLPPTGLVIANATTSSATIQWTVPATPPANGYDVYYNTTGVAPTAATVPQFTGVPGPSQLVSGLASSTTYYFWVRARCSSSDISYWSGPRTVYTNYCVPTGGSSSTTNYLKTITTTNGFTNLNYTATAYSAYVNNSATSFSVLPGGVANVSMNAGTSTYYYYIWIDWNNDLVFDPATEQVYYSGGYINSVANAPISSVGRPSGSYRARFAASYIGTVTPCGPAPYGNYVDFTFIIKPCSTTAPTNVYVDAIAHNAATVHWTPSPDNLGYKVYWRKNGTTPWVNSSVVIAPPATSYTITTGLDPATKYDVMVVAVCNNTEGTATPAVFTTRCDPTPPSVTVTNITTNSALVTWAPIVSSATYVIRYRIVGTGTWTTVNITAPPLNTYPLTGLTPYTTYEVQVANICNGETTINTWSNPKVFTTERTCQLPPPGLTITAITPTTAQVTWDPFPGATYILRYRKVGIPSWTMVPSNTNTITLTGLLELTKYEMQVANVCSGTPGTYTLPYFFTTPTIVYCQMASTGTTTSEYISKVTVTPNGKPQMTNTSVGSNYTDYTGVTNKFIELIQGSSDNKIIIDKKLSGNNKAGVAVWIDFNRNGYFDINERILADGPNSNPTASTTFTVPADAFISLVDYKYVVMRVAMGKDVIPVNCTNFPNGEVEDYTVRISKLPVPNPINQTDILIYPNPVSSVLNVKNISSRANYKIYNSAGQVVSTGVILNNKIDVHALINGVYVIDIEDSKGTVQKKFIKE; from the coding sequence ATGAAAAAATATCTATTGTTTTTTTTCTTGGCACTTTCGTATATACTGAGTGCGCAGGTAAGTTCTTATAGTTTTTCTCAGTCTACAGGAACCTATACAGATTTGCCGGGTACGGCAACGGTACTGGCAACTGCAACGGGAAGTACAGGAGCAGCCTCTCTGGATAACGTTATTTATCCGGTTACTCTTCCTTTCCCTGTTTCTTTTAACGGAAGTAATTATTCTTCTATTAATGTATCAACAAACGGATTTATTACTTTTGGGGCAACAGCTCCCGGAGCTGGTACTTACAGCCCGATTTCCAGTACGGAAACTTATGCAGGAGCTGTTTCTGCATGGGGTAAAGATTTAAATTCAATTTTTAATATTAATTCTAAGACAGGAAGTATCAGTTGGGCGGTTGTAGGTACAGCTCCTAACAGAGAAATCGTAGTACAGTGGTCAGATTTCAGACCAGCGTATTCAACTTCTACTACAAGTGTTTATACTTTTTCTTTTCAGATCAGGCTTAGAGAGACTACTAATACGATTGCTGTTGTGTACAAAGGCGGAAGTTATCTTATAGGTAATACTTCCGTAAGCGGAACTACACAGGTAGGATTAAGAGGATCAAGCAATGCCGATTTTAATCACAGACAGAATGCTACCACAGCATTATTTACGGCTTCTGCTTTGGCAACGGCAAATACCGGCAGCCAGTCATTTAATACAACTGTTACTACTCCGGGAATGCCTTCGGATGGTCTTATCTACACATGGACTCCGCCATCTTGTTTTGGGCCATCTGGTTTCACTTCTACGGCGGTTACTACTTCCAGTGCTTCTGTAAGTTGGGCGGCAGCATCAACCCCTCCGGCAAACGGTTATGAAATATATTACAGCACTACCTCAACTCCTCCCGCAACGCCACAGATTACGGGTATTGCAGGAACTGCAACGAGTTATACAATTCCGGGTTTAGCTGCTAATACAACGTATTACGTATGGATTAAAGCAAAATGCAGTTCCACGGCTCAAAGTTCGTTAATAGGACCTATTACCGTTTATACAGGATATTGTACTCCTACAGGTGGTACGTCTTCTACAACGTATTATTTAAATAATGTTACGACTACAGGCGGATGGACTAATCTTGCTTATACAGCTTCTTCGTATCAGGCTTATGTAAACTCTCCGGGAGTGATATTGAGTTCACCAGGGTTTACAGTGACTACGAATTTGGCTACTTCGGGTGGAAGTACATATTATTACTACGTTTGGGTAGACTGGAATAACGATCTGGATTTTAATGATCCGGGAGAAACGATTCTTGCGACCACTACTTATACTTCAACCGCGACAGCGAATATTGTAATTCCTGCAGGACAGGCTGTCGGAAACTACAGAGTTCGTACATCGTCATCATTTATTGGTGCAAATACTTCATGCGGACCAGCTCCGTATGGAAATTTCGTGGATTTCACTTTATCTGTTGTGGCTCCTCCAACGTGTCTGCCTCCGACTGGTCTTACGATCACTACGGCAACAACATCAAGTGCTACCATACAGTGGACTGTTCCGGCTACACCACCGGCAAACGGTTATGATGTTTATTACAATACTACGGGAGTTGCTCCTACAGCAGCAACAGTTCCTCAATATAGCGGTGTAACGGGACCTAGCCAGCTGATTACCGGTTTGGCTTCAAGTACAACGTATTATGTATGGGTAAGAGCGAAATGCAGCAGTTCAGATATTAGTTATTGGTCAGGACCACGTACGGTTTATACAAATTACTGTGTTCCTACTGGAGGTTCTTCTTCAACAACTTATTATCTGAATAATATTACAACTACAGGTGGGTGGACCAATTTAGCTTATACTGCTTCTTCGTATCAGGCATATGTAAATTCTCCTAGTGTTGTTTTAAGCTCTCCAGGATTTACAGTAACGACCAACTTGGCGACATCCGGTGGAAGTACCTATTTTTATTATGTATGGGTAGACTGGAATAATGATCTTGACTTTAACGATCCGGGAGAAACTATTTTAGCAACCACTACTTATACTGCAACGGCAACGGCAAATATTGCAATCCCTGCAGGACAGCCTTTAGGAAACTACAGAGTTCGTACTTCTTCATCGTTTATTGGTGCAAATAGTGCCTGCGGACCTGCTGCATACGGAAATTATGTAGATTTTACATTATCTGTTGTAGCTCCTCCGACGTGTCTTCCTCCGACAGGTCTTGTGATTGCAAATGCAACGACATCAAGTGCAACCATACAGTGGACTGTTCCGGCTACACCACCGGCAAACGGTTATGATGTTTATTATAACACGACAGGAGTTGCTCCTACAGCAGCAACTGTTCCTCAGTTCACCGGAGTTCCGGGACCTAGCCAACTGGTATCGGGATTAGCGTCAAGCACAACGTATTATTTTTGGGTAAGAGCAAGATGTAGCAGTTCAGATATTAGTTATTGGTCAGGACCACGTACAGTTTATACAAACTACTGTGTTCCTACAGGAGGTTCTTCATCAACAACTAATTATTTAAAAACGATTACCACTACAAACGGATTTACAAACCTGAACTATACTGCTACTGCTTATAGTGCCTATGTAAACAATTCTGCTACCAGCTTCTCAGTATTACCGGGAGGAGTAGCCAATGTTTCCATGAATGCGGGAACCAGTACTTATTATTATTATATCTGGATCGACTGGAATAATGATTTAGTATTTGATCCGGCTACTGAACAGGTGTATTATTCCGGAGGTTATATAAATTCTGTTGCTAACGCTCCGATAAGTTCTGTAGGTCGTCCTTCAGGTTCTTACAGAGCAAGATTTGCAGCGTCTTATATCGGTACGGTAACTCCATGCGGACCGGCTCCTTATGGAAATTATGTAGACTTTACATTTATCATTAAGCCTTGTTCTACAACCGCGCCTACGAATGTTTATGTAGATGCTATTGCTCACAATGCAGCTACTGTACACTGGACCCCTTCTCCTGATAACTTGGGTTACAAAGTATACTGGAGAAAGAACGGAACGACACCATGGGTGAATTCTTCAGTTGTAATAGCGCCGCCGGCAACATCTTATACAATAACTACAGGTTTAGATCCGGCTACAAAATATGATGTAATGGTAGTTGCGGTTTGTAACAATACTGAAGGTACTGCTACTCCGGCTGTGTTTACCACAAGATGTGATCCTACGCCGCCGAGTGTAACGGTAACTAATATTACGACAAACTCTGCATTGGTAACATGGGCTCCAATTGTATCAAGTGCAACGTATGTAATCAGATACAGAATTGTAGGTACAGGAACATGGACTACGGTGAATATCACCGCACCTCCTTTAAATACATATCCACTTACCGGATTAACTCCGTACACTACATATGAAGTACAGGTGGCGAACATCTGTAATGGAGAAACCACTATTAACACTTGGTCTAATCCTAAAGTATTTACTACGGAAAGAACGTGTCAGTTACCTCCTCCGGGACTTACCATTACAGCGATTACTCCGACTACGGCGCAGGTGACATGGGATCCTTTCCCGGGTGCTACTTATATCTTAAGATACAGAAAAGTAGGTATTCCGAGCTGGACAATGGTACCGTCTAATACCAATACGATTACCCTTACAGGTTTATTGGAACTGACTAAATATGAAATGCAGGTAGCAAACGTTTGTAGCGGAACTCCGGGTACATATACACTGCCTTATTTCTTCACGACGCCAACAATCGTTTATTGTCAGATGGCATCTACCGGAACAACAACTTCAGAGTATATCTCTAAAGTAACGGTAACGCCAAATGGTAAACCTCAGATGACGAATACTTCCGTAGGATCTAATTATACAGATTATACAGGAGTTACAAACAAGTTTATTGAACTGATTCAGGGGTCTTCCGACAATAAAATCATAATTGATAAAAAACTGTCAGGAAACAATAAAGCAGGAGTTGCCGTATGGATCGATTTCAACAGAAACGGATATTTCGATATTAATGAAAGAATCCTTGCTGACGGACCAAACAGTAATCCTACTGCGAGCACTACATTTACGGTACCTGCAGATGCATTCATCAGTTTGGTAGACTACAAATATGTAGTGATGAGAGTAGCAATGGGCAAAGATGTTATTCCTGTAAATTGTACCAACTTCCCGAATGGCGAAGTAGAAGATTACACGGTAAGAATTTCTAAACTTCCTGTTCCTAACCCGATTAATCAGACAGATATATTAATCTATCCGAACCCTGTGAGTTCTGTACTGAATGTTAAGAATATCAGCAGCAGAGCGAATTATAAGATTTATAATTCAGCAGGACAGGTGGTATCAACGGGAGTTATCTTAAACAACAAAATTGATGTTCATGCATTAATTAATGGAGTTTATGTAATCGATATTGAAGATTCTAAAGGAACTGTACAGAAAAAGTTCATTAAGGAATAA
- a CDS encoding RDD family protein: MKHLKIVEFNRSSKGKRFANYIIDLIIFYILLSLIFAFLILISPAFNGWLSNAGEIEQRLLSIASYAIYMFSVEMITGGRSVGKFITGTKVIMIDGTKPTFGQLLLRNIFRSIVLIDQLSFLGENGFHDSWSNTRVIDIKNYETERQAKSEIESIGTKEID; the protein is encoded by the coding sequence ATGAAACATTTAAAAATTGTAGAATTCAATAGATCCAGTAAAGGAAAAAGATTTGCAAATTATATAATAGATCTTATTATTTTTTACATATTACTTTCATTAATTTTTGCTTTTTTAATCTTGATAAGTCCTGCTTTCAACGGATGGCTTTCAAATGCAGGCGAAATCGAACAAAGACTTCTAAGTATCGCGTCTTATGCTATTTATATGTTTTCAGTGGAAATGATAACCGGAGGAAGAAGTGTTGGGAAGTTTATTACAGGTACTAAAGTAATAATGATTGACGGAACGAAACCTACTTTTGGACAGTTGCTTTTGAGAAATATTTTCAGGTCTATTGTTTTAATAGATCAGCTTTCGTTTTTAGGAGAAAATGGATTTCATGATTCCTGGAGTAATACGCGAGTTATTGATATTAAAAATTATGAGACTGAAAGACAGGCAAAAAGCGAAATAGAGAGCATTGGCACGAAAGAAATTGATTAA
- a CDS encoding DUF4403 family protein, whose protein sequence is MKVVKIVFLLFCTGIFGQTNISTEIPDYNFPKVRSNITMPVSIPLSEISNLINASVKDLIYQDDSYTDNNNDQFKVKVWKTRPIRLVGGTNQNILIEVPLKIWAEKGIGTLGLYTYQNTTFETVMSFNAALNFQNNWIITTSTKPNGFRWVTQPVLDYGKIKIPITSLVEKSLVEQQQKFCKTIDSQMAAQLNFQQYAVMAWNAFSQPFNISEEYKTWLKVSPVKVNMTPLKFYANQIDTTIGIDVFSETFTGNQPASTPPIKSAPNFTFISSLGNQFLLQTTANIPFTEATNIARNMFLNKEYEVRGSSVKIKDIKVYGVDDKVMIEAETEGYVNGKAFISGIPVYDETKKKIVLSNTKFNLKTANILQKTATLLFRGRIVKMIEEEYGIPTQELENSSKKSIEEAYNKEYYKGLKMNGKVFSLKPSKILLNPYGITAVIDTKATLKLTLTGI, encoded by the coding sequence TTGAAAGTTGTAAAAATAGTATTTCTTCTGTTTTGTACGGGTATTTTCGGGCAGACGAATATCAGCACGGAAATTCCTGACTATAATTTTCCGAAAGTGCGGTCTAATATTACGATGCCTGTGAGCATTCCGCTTTCAGAGATCAGCAATCTGATTAATGCATCGGTAAAAGATCTCATTTATCAGGACGATTCTTATACCGATAATAATAATGACCAGTTTAAGGTAAAAGTCTGGAAAACCCGCCCTATCCGGCTCGTGGGAGGAACCAATCAGAATATACTGATCGAAGTTCCTTTAAAAATATGGGCAGAAAAAGGCATCGGAACGCTGGGACTTTATACATACCAGAACACCACTTTTGAAACGGTGATGTCTTTTAATGCAGCATTAAACTTTCAGAATAACTGGATTATTACGACCAGCACAAAACCCAACGGCTTTCGATGGGTAACACAGCCTGTTCTGGATTATGGTAAAATTAAAATCCCAATTACTTCTCTGGTTGAAAAAAGTCTGGTGGAACAACAGCAGAAATTCTGTAAAACCATCGACAGCCAAATGGCAGCACAGCTTAATTTTCAGCAATATGCAGTAATGGCTTGGAATGCATTTTCACAGCCTTTTAATATTTCTGAAGAATACAAAACCTGGCTGAAAGTTTCTCCGGTAAAGGTAAATATGACACCGCTAAAGTTTTATGCCAATCAGATTGATACTACGATCGGGATTGATGTTTTTTCTGAAACTTTTACGGGAAACCAGCCTGCTTCAACACCACCTATAAAATCGGCTCCAAACTTCACATTTATTTCTAGTTTGGGAAACCAGTTCCTGCTTCAGACCACCGCTAATATTCCGTTCACGGAAGCAACCAACATTGCGAGAAATATGTTTTTGAATAAGGAATATGAAGTAAGAGGTTCATCCGTAAAAATTAAAGACATTAAAGTATACGGCGTTGATGATAAGGTAATGATAGAGGCAGAAACCGAAGGCTATGTAAACGGAAAAGCGTTTATTTCCGGAATTCCTGTGTATGATGAAACGAAAAAGAAAATTGTACTGTCCAATACAAAATTCAACCTAAAAACAGCCAATATTCTACAGAAAACAGCGACGCTGCTCTTCCGAGGAAGAATCGTAAAAATGATCGAAGAAGAATACGGAATACCTACTCAGGAACTGGAAAACAGTTCAAAGAAAAGCATCGAAGAAGCATACAATAAAGAATATTATAAAGGCTTAAAAATGAACGGAAAAGTATTCAGCCTAAAACCAAGTAAAATCCTTCTCAATCCTTACGGAATTACTGCCGTTATTGATACCAAAGCCACTTTAAAATTAACACTAACAGGAATTTAA
- the folB gene encoding dihydroneopterin aldolase, whose translation MSRIYLENVKIYAYHGVLPEENIVGTYYIVNAELHTDLWNAAASDDLNDTISYAEINEIIHEEMKIKSKLLEHVAGRIIFAIHERFPQVDYIKLKITKTAPPMKGEMTGASIELEKSFKP comes from the coding sequence ATGAGCAGGATTTATTTAGAAAATGTAAAAATATACGCTTACCACGGTGTTCTTCCGGAAGAAAATATTGTTGGCACCTATTATATTGTAAATGCAGAACTTCATACCGACCTCTGGAATGCAGCAGCTTCTGATGACCTGAATGATACCATCAGTTACGCAGAAATCAACGAAATCATTCATGAGGAAATGAAAATAAAATCTAAATTGCTGGAACATGTAGCAGGAAGAATTATTTTTGCAATACATGAAAGGTTTCCGCAGGTAGATTATATTAAATTAAAAATTACCAAAACAGCTCCGCCGATGAAAGGGGAAATGACGGGTGCAAGTATAGAGCTTGAAAAAAGTTTTAAGCCTTAA
- the thrC gene encoding threonine synthase, which produces MKYYNLKDKEEVVDFKTATIKGQGKEKGLFFPEYIPLFEKDFIENLDLYSDEEIAYRCMKDFVGDEIPSEVLKEIVSETINFEIPLKKINENIYSLELFHGPTLAFKDVGARFMSRCLSYFLKSENKKVTVLVATSGDTGGAVANGFYKTENINVVILYPKNRVSEVQEKQLTALGENISALEVDGSFDDCQNLVKQAFSDAEINSKLFLTSANSINVARWLPQQIYYLLALKQWKKTENAAPVISVPSGNFGNLCAGILGYFRGLPVEHFIAACNENDVIPNYLETEKLEIKETVATLSNAMDVGNPSNFVRILTLFGNKFQDITDMISGYSVDDEKTLAAIKNVYEKYSHLLDPHAAVAYAAMEKNFEDNPKKGFILGTAHPVKFPQAVEKAIQTSVDLPESLELLMKKEKKSIEINPDFAELKRFLLTEI; this is translated from the coding sequence ATGAAGTATTACAATTTAAAAGACAAAGAAGAAGTTGTTGATTTCAAAACAGCTACCATAAAAGGGCAGGGAAAAGAAAAAGGACTGTTTTTCCCAGAATACATCCCATTATTTGAAAAAGATTTTATTGAAAATTTAGACCTTTACAGCGATGAAGAAATTGCTTACCGATGCATGAAAGATTTTGTGGGCGACGAAATTCCTTCAGAGGTTTTAAAAGAAATCGTTTCGGAAACCATCAATTTTGAAATTCCGTTGAAAAAAATCAATGAAAACATCTATTCTTTAGAGCTTTTTCATGGACCAACTTTAGCCTTTAAAGATGTAGGAGCCCGATTTATGAGCCGCTGTCTGTCTTATTTCCTGAAAAGTGAGAATAAAAAAGTAACCGTTTTGGTGGCTACATCCGGAGATACGGGAGGAGCCGTTGCGAATGGATTTTATAAAACTGAAAATATTAATGTGGTTATTCTTTACCCAAAAAATAGGGTAAGCGAAGTTCAGGAAAAGCAGTTAACGGCACTCGGCGAAAACATTTCTGCTTTAGAAGTTGACGGCAGCTTTGATGATTGCCAGAATTTAGTAAAACAGGCTTTCTCGGACGCAGAAATTAATTCAAAATTATTTTTAACGTCTGCCAATTCCATAAATGTCGCAAGATGGCTTCCTCAGCAAATTTATTATCTGCTCGCGCTGAAGCAATGGAAAAAAACGGAAAATGCAGCACCTGTTATTTCCGTTCCAAGCGGAAACTTTGGTAATCTGTGTGCCGGAATTTTAGGTTATTTCCGGGGACTTCCTGTTGAACATTTTATTGCGGCATGCAACGAAAATGATGTTATTCCCAACTATTTAGAAACAGAAAAACTAGAGATAAAAGAAACAGTAGCCACACTTTCTAACGCAATGGATGTAGGAAATCCGAGTAATTTCGTGAGAATTTTAACGCTTTTCGGGAATAAGTTTCAGGATATAACGGATATGATTTCAGGATATTCTGTGGATGATGAAAAAACATTAGCTGCGATTAAAAATGTGTATGAAAAATATAGTCATCTGCTCGATCCTCACGCTGCAGTTGCGTATGCTGCCATGGAAAAAAACTTTGAAGACAATCCTAAAAAAGGCTTTATTCTGGGAACCGCTCATCCCGTAAAATTTCCTCAGGCAGTAGAAAAAGCCATTCAGACTTCAGTAGATTTACCTGAGTCTTTAGAATTATTAATGAAAAAAGAGAAAAAAAGTATTGAAATAAATCCAGATTTTGCAGAATTAAAACGATTTTTGCTTACAGAAATTTAA